The following proteins are encoded in a genomic region of Hymenobacter siberiensis:
- a CDS encoding ATP-binding protein, whose translation MSSFPPRPPARRCWLPLVFLLLLSGPLAAQSSRRYWEADPDSLRRVLATQRTDTARLRTLMHLVDTGEGNIAHLAELSALSGRLHRPEHRAYRLLLHGKQLAARRAVVPALDSLQAAIAALDRLHRPVPWQLISIRFLFNAAGQPQAKRAYYESQLATYRRRGDAVSMTACYHGLAGYYNSLGNYNQAIGYYLQAAEGYRAFSRGTSRDEFAAAGQLYAEWGNLDKALYYLRQSLAGQGNPDDSYRNLQMAAVQLQVHNYPAALHAIDRALAAAARDTTNDATLKPIALVLKSAVLLAQRRPREAGPLLRTAQYLADSLQLPFRSGYGTLELEATWARYYEALGDNARAESYWLAASRTVRQGGFASGRLAYLHELARFYQQHRRPAVAATYALAALGLADTLRAAEGALNVTRYETDQAQQTQQARIAGLRLAQVQDAARARRQRLLLGAALAVLALLAGLGFVLWRGNRRQQQANAQLEAQRDETAQALKNLQTTQTQLIQAEKMASLGELTAGIAHEIQNPLNFVNNFAEVSAELLTELKEAQAAGDFEEVMALADDLTQNLVKINQHGQRAAGIVRGMLEHSRASTSERAPTDLNQLADEYLRLAYHGLRAKDKTFNATLETDFVPALPLVDAVSGDLGRVLLNLFTNAFYAVRQRQQLGEAGYAPTVGVGTARANGHVEIRVTDNGSGMPPEVQQKIFQPFFTTKPTGEGTGLGLSLSHDIVVQGHGGSLTVESQPGQGTTFTISLPA comes from the coding sequence GTGTCCTCTTTTCCCCCACGCCCGCCGGCCCGCCGGTGCTGGCTGCCGCTGGTGTTCCTCCTGCTGCTCAGCGGCCCGCTGGCCGCCCAGTCCAGCCGCCGCTACTGGGAGGCCGACCCGGACTCGCTGCGCCGGGTGCTGGCCACCCAACGCACCGATACGGCCCGCCTGCGCACGCTGATGCATTTGGTGGATACTGGAGAGGGTAATATCGCTCACCTCGCCGAGTTGAGCGCCTTATCGGGCCGCCTGCACCGGCCCGAGCACCGGGCCTACCGCCTGCTGCTGCACGGCAAACAGCTCGCTGCACGCCGAGCGGTTGTTCCCGCCCTCGATAGCCTGCAGGCGGCCATTGCCGCGCTCGACCGCCTGCACCGGCCGGTGCCGTGGCAGCTGATTTCCATCCGCTTCCTGTTCAACGCCGCGGGCCAGCCGCAAGCCAAGCGGGCCTATTACGAAAGTCAGCTGGCTACCTACCGCCGGCGGGGCGATGCCGTCAGCATGACGGCCTGCTACCATGGCCTGGCCGGCTACTACAACTCGCTGGGCAACTACAACCAGGCCATTGGCTATTACCTGCAAGCGGCCGAAGGGTACCGAGCTTTTAGTAGGGGCACTTCCCGCGATGAGTTCGCGGCGGCTGGCCAGTTGTATGCCGAGTGGGGCAACCTGGACAAGGCGCTGTATTATCTGCGGCAGTCCCTGGCGGGGCAAGGCAACCCGGACGATAGCTACCGGAACCTGCAGATGGCCGCGGTGCAGCTGCAAGTGCATAATTATCCGGCCGCGCTGCACGCCATCGACCGGGCCCTGGCGGCCGCAGCCCGTGATACCACCAACGATGCTACGTTAAAACCCATTGCACTGGTGCTAAAAAGCGCGGTGCTGCTGGCGCAGCGGCGCCCGCGCGAAGCCGGACCGCTGCTGCGCACGGCCCAGTACCTGGCCGACTCGCTCCAGTTGCCTTTCCGCAGCGGCTACGGCACTTTGGAGCTGGAGGCGACTTGGGCGCGGTATTACGAGGCCCTGGGCGACAACGCCCGCGCCGAAAGCTACTGGCTGGCTGCTTCCCGCACGGTCCGGCAGGGCGGTTTCGCCTCGGGGCGCCTGGCCTATCTGCACGAGCTGGCCCGCTTCTACCAGCAGCACCGCCGGCCGGCCGTGGCGGCCACTTACGCGCTGGCGGCCCTGGGCCTGGCCGACACCCTGCGGGCGGCCGAAGGTGCCCTGAATGTAACGCGCTACGAAACCGACCAGGCTCAACAAACCCAGCAGGCGCGCATCGCGGGCCTGCGCCTGGCCCAGGTGCAGGACGCGGCCCGGGCGCGGCGCCAGCGCCTGCTGCTGGGCGCCGCGCTGGCCGTGCTGGCCCTGCTGGCCGGCCTGGGCTTCGTGTTGTGGCGCGGCAATCGCCGCCAGCAGCAAGCCAACGCGCAGCTGGAAGCCCAGCGCGACGAAACCGCGCAGGCGCTGAAGAATTTGCAGACCACGCAAACCCAGCTCATTCAGGCCGAGAAAATGGCCAGCCTGGGGGAGCTCACGGCGGGCATTGCCCACGAGATTCAGAACCCGTTGAACTTCGTTAATAACTTTGCCGAGGTCAGCGCCGAGCTGCTAACGGAGCTGAAAGAAGCCCAGGCCGCAGGCGACTTTGAAGAAGTCATGGCGTTGGCCGACGACCTGACCCAGAACCTGGTCAAAATCAACCAGCACGGGCAGCGGGCGGCCGGTATCGTGCGGGGCATGCTCGAACACAGCCGGGCCAGCACCAGCGAGCGGGCGCCGACCGACCTCAACCAGCTCGCCGACGAGTACCTGCGCCTGGCCTACCACGGGCTTCGGGCTAAAGACAAGACGTTCAACGCCACGCTGGAAACCGACTTCGTGCCGGCTCTGCCCCTGGTCGATGCCGTGAGTGGCGACCTGGGCCGGGTGCTGCTGAACCTGTTCACCAACGCCTTCTACGCCGTGCGCCAGCGCCAGCAGCTGGGCGAGGCGGGCTACGCGCCCACCGTCGGCGTGGGCACCGCGCGCGCGAACGGCCACGTCGAAATCCGGGTGACGGACAACGGTTCGGGCATGCCGCCCGAGGTGCAGCAGAAAATCTTCCAGCCTTTTTTCACCACCAAGCCCACGGGCGAGGGCACGGGCCTGGGGCTTTCGCTCAGCCACGATATCGTAGTGCAAGGCCACGGCGGCAGCCTCACCGTCGAGAGCCAGCCCGGCCAGGGCACCACCTTCACCATTTCCTTACCCGCTTAG
- a CDS encoding ATP-binding protein — protein sequence MSSFPPRPPARRCWLPLVFLLLLSGPLAAQSGRRYWEANPDSLLRVLATQHADTARLRTLLHLYDTSNLLLVGLFNVPLGPQLGELVQLTRRQQRPDAPAFRLSYAAVRLAQAEPARALDSLRAAVEVFDRVGRPIPFVLAAVASYFRRLKQRAAQIAYFEAKLARYQARGARENTSRSYHALGGPFVEQGDYNRAISHYLRAADLAVTYDRSFQESELQVVGNYYAEWGNPTKALYFLRQSLAVDATLPRRNGLDWNCYTYWAMAQAYRQLRNYPAALRYANLSLAGVPTDTTRIYAAQVPAVQAYGLVVKSAVLLDMRRVAEAGPLLARAQHLADSLKLNIISSDGVIELDATWARYYAARNEPARAEAAWLTAFRKAREMKIVPLRLVYLRALADFYAQRGKDGPAGRYARTALALSDSLGARQGAFHVAGYEAERAEQAQQQRIAALRLAQVQDAARARRQRLLLGATLAVLALLAGLGVVLGRANRQKQFANEQLNELNAAVTHQKQGLQTQRDQLDASLTELRTTQAQLIQKEKMASLGELTAGIAHEIQNPLNFVNNFSEVSSELLAELAEEQIRPERDAGLEAELVSDLRQNMQKITQHGQRAAGIVKGMLEHSSSAAGEREPTDLNRLCDEYLRLAYQGLRAKDKSFNAALSTDFLADLPRVTLVGADVGRVLLNLFTNAFYAVRQRQQQGEPGYQPQVGVRTVLLNQQVQIQVTDNGTGMSEAIQSKIFQPFFTTKPTGEGTGLGLSLSHDIVVQGHGGSLTVESQPGQGTTFTISLPA from the coding sequence ATGTCCTCTTTTCCCCCACGCCCGCCGGCCCGCCGGTGCTGGCTGCCGCTGGTGTTCCTCCTGCTGCTCAGCGGCCCGCTGGCCGCCCAGTCCGGCCGCCGCTACTGGGAGGCCAACCCGGACTCGCTGCTCCGGGTGCTGGCCACCCAGCACGCCGATACGGCCCGCCTGCGCACCCTGCTGCACCTCTACGATACTTCGAACCTCCTGTTGGTGGGCCTCTTTAACGTGCCTTTAGGCCCACAATTAGGGGAGTTGGTGCAGCTCACGCGCCGGCAGCAGCGTCCTGATGCCCCCGCCTTCCGCCTGAGCTATGCTGCGGTGCGGCTCGCCCAGGCGGAGCCCGCGCGCGCCCTCGACAGCCTGCGGGCGGCGGTCGAAGTGTTCGACCGCGTGGGGCGGCCCATTCCGTTCGTACTCGCAGCGGTGGCGTCTTATTTCCGACGGCTCAAGCAGCGGGCGGCGCAAATAGCCTATTTCGAAGCCAAGCTGGCACGGTACCAAGCCCGCGGTGCCCGGGAAAATACTTCCCGCAGCTACCATGCGCTGGGCGGCCCTTTCGTGGAACAGGGAGATTACAACCGGGCCATCAGCCACTACCTGCGCGCGGCGGACTTGGCCGTCACCTACGACCGGTCGTTTCAAGAAAGTGAGCTTCAAGTAGTGGGCAACTATTACGCCGAGTGGGGCAACCCGACCAAGGCCCTGTACTTCCTGCGCCAGTCGTTGGCCGTGGATGCAACCTTGCCCCGGCGCAATGGCCTCGACTGGAACTGCTACACGTACTGGGCTATGGCCCAGGCCTACCGCCAGCTGCGCAACTATCCCGCAGCCCTGCGCTATGCCAACCTGTCCTTAGCTGGTGTCCCCACCGACACCACCCGCATCTATGCGGCTCAAGTTCCAGCTGTTCAGGCATACGGCTTGGTGGTCAAAAGCGCGGTGCTGCTCGATATGAGACGCGTGGCCGAAGCCGGGCCCTTGCTGGCGCGGGCGCAGCACTTGGCCGACTCGCTCAAGCTAAACATCATCAGTTCCGATGGAGTTATCGAGTTGGATGCGACCTGGGCCCGCTACTACGCCGCCCGCAACGAGCCGGCCCGCGCCGAAGCCGCTTGGCTCACCGCCTTTCGAAAGGCCCGCGAGATGAAGATTGTGCCGCTGCGCTTGGTCTACCTGCGCGCGCTGGCCGACTTCTACGCCCAGCGCGGAAAGGACGGGCCTGCCGGCCGCTACGCCCGCACGGCCCTGGCCTTGAGCGACTCACTCGGCGCCCGGCAGGGCGCCTTTCACGTGGCCGGCTACGAAGCCGAGCGTGCCGAGCAGGCCCAGCAGCAGCGCATCGCCGCCTTGCGCTTGGCCCAGGTGCAGGACGCCGCCCGCGCCCGCCGCCAGCGCCTGCTGCTGGGGGCCACGCTGGCGGTGCTGGCGTTGCTGGCGGGCCTGGGCGTGGTGCTGGGGCGCGCCAACCGCCAAAAGCAGTTCGCCAACGAGCAGCTCAACGAGCTCAACGCGGCCGTCACCCATCAGAAACAAGGCCTGCAGACCCAGCGCGACCAGCTCGACGCCTCCCTGACGGAGCTGCGCACCACGCAGGCCCAGCTCATTCAGAAAGAGAAGATGGCGAGCCTGGGCGAGCTCACGGCCGGCATCGCCCACGAGATTCAGAACCCGTTGAACTTCGTCAACAACTTCTCCGAGGTCAGCAGCGAGCTGCTGGCCGAGCTGGCCGAGGAACAAATACGCCCGGAACGCGACGCTGGCTTGGAAGCGGAGCTGGTGAGCGACCTGCGGCAGAACATGCAAAAAATCACCCAGCACGGGCAGCGGGCCGCCGGCATCGTCAAGGGCATGTTGGAGCACTCCAGTTCCGCCGCTGGCGAGCGCGAGCCCACCGACTTGAACCGCCTCTGCGACGAGTACCTGCGCCTGGCCTACCAGGGCCTGCGGGCCAAGGACAAATCCTTCAACGCTGCCCTCAGCACCGACTTCTTGGCCGACTTGCCGCGGGTCACGCTAGTGGGCGCCGACGTGGGGCGAGTGTTGCTGAACCTGTTCACCAACGCCTTTTACGCCGTGCGCCAGCGCCAGCAGCAGGGCGAGCCTGGCTACCAGCCCCAGGTCGGCGTGCGCACCGTGCTGCTCAATCAGCAGGTCCAGATTCAGGTGACGGATAACGGCACGGGCATGAGCGAAGCCATCCAAAGCAAGATTTTCCAGCCTTTTTTCACCACCAAGCCCACGGGCGAGGGCACGGGCCTGGGGCTTTCGCTCAGCCACGATATCGTAGTGCAAGGCCACGGCGGCAGCCTCACCGTCGAGAGCCAGCCCGGCCAGGGCACCACCTTCACCATTTCCTTACCCGCTTAG